The Archangium primigenium genomic interval GGATCCTTGCGCGCGTCCCCCACCCGCGCGCAGCCGATGTCGGGGTTGACCTCGGTGCACAGGTCGAGCGCGCTCAACTGGCGCGACACCTGGATGCGGTTGAACGCCGGCGCGGCGCCCGCGTAGAACCACAGCTTGTCCTTGAGGATGGGGCCGCCGATCTCGAAGCCCACGTCCCCCTGGTTCCAGGGCGTGCCCCGCGCGGAGATGACGCTGCCGGCCCGCTGGATTTGAAGGCCCGAGGACTGGAGGAAGCCCGGCGCCACGTTGCCGAAGAAGGAGCCGTGGAACTCGTTGGAGCCGGACTTGGTGACCACGTTGAGCACGCCACCCGTGGAGCGGCCGTACTCGGGCATGTAGCCACCGGTGATGACGTTCACCTCCTTGACGAACTCCACCGACAGGGGCGTGCCCACGGTGCCCACCGAGGGGTCATTCACCGACAGGCCGTCCACCACGTACTGGTTCTCGGGCGAGGTGCCGCCGTTGATGCTCACGCCGTAGGAGTCCTCCTGCGCGCCCGGCGCCAGCTCGGCCAGGGACTCGAAGGAGCGCGACGCCGAACCCTTGGAGCCCGGACGGTTCAGGGCGAGGTTGCGGATGAGGCTCGTGTCCACGCTCAGGCCCTGCGCGCTCGAGCCCACGTCCACCGTGGGCGGCCGGGCCACCACGACCACCTCCTCGCTCAGGCCCTCCTCGGGCAGGAGCTCCACGTTGAAGCGGATGGTGCGGTCGATGCGCAGCTGGATGTCCGAGCGCGAGAAGATCCGGAAGCGCTCCCCCTCCACGCGGATGGTGTAGGTGCCCGGCGGCAGCTGCGGAATGCGGTAGAGGCCGCTGGAGTCGGTCACCACCACCTGCTCGCCTTGAAGGCTCGGCGAGGTGAGCGTCACCACCATGTCCGCGAGGGGCTTCTTGTCGGCGGCGTTGCTCACCTTGCCGACGAGGACCGCCGTGCCCTGCGCCAGTGCGCTGGTGCCCCACAAAAGCAATACCGTACACCACGCGAGCACGCGTCGAACGGACCAGTCCACGATGTCTTCCCCTCCTGATGAGGGGGCCTTCTTTGCCACATTCCGGACACGATTCCCAGACGGTGGGAAATCAGCGCGCGTAGCGGATGACCCGCTCCACCCGGCCCCGCTCGGGCGCCCCGGCCAGGGGCCGCAGCACCAGCAGCTCCGCGGGCTGCTCCAGCCGCAGCGTCCGGGCCTCGCGTGGCGGCAGGGGTACCACCTGGCCCTCCCCCACGTCGCCGGGCGGCAGCGGCACCACCCAGCACCCCGTGACGTCGAGCGTCTCCTGGGCCCCGAAGACGTGCAGGTCGCCCAATTCCTCGACGCGCCCCGTCACCACGACCCGTGCCTCGCTCCCCTCCCCGCGCACCGCCCGGAGCCCCTCCACCCCCACGTCCGCGACGAAGGCCTCTCCCGCCTCGCCGAACACCTGGCCGCCCCGGAGCAGCAGGTGCAGGTAGCCCTGCCCCCAGTTGAGGGGAATGGACGTGTAGCGCCCGAGGTCCGCCCGCTCCACGTGCCCCCCGGCCAGCGCCTCCAGCGCGGACACCAGGGCCACGAAGTTCATCTGCACCAGGGGCTGCTCCGGCTCGGCGGACGGCCACGGCCCGGACTCGATGAGCACCGTGGGCGTGCCCCAGCGGCCCAGGTTGTCCCCGAAGGCCCGGGGCTCGAAGCCGTCGTCGTAGCGGCCGATCCGCCCCGGGATGAGGGGCTCCAGGGCATCGCGGATGACGGCGCAGACCTTCTTGGCGAGCAGTCGCCCCGGGTTGTCGTTGCGCGCGGCGTCAAAGGGCGGCGCGAGCAGGGAGATGGACGCGGGCTGGCGGGTCTCCCCCACCGCCGTGCGCCAGTTCTGGTTGTGCAGGTTGAAGCCCAGCACGGGCTCGAGCCGGTCGCGCAGGGCCTTGAGCGTGCGGCCCTCGGGCGTCTGGAGCACCAGGGCATCCCGGTTGATGTCGAGGTTCTGCGCGTTGCGTCGTTGGAAGCGCTCGGCGCCGTCCGGGTTGAGCAGGGGCAGCGCGTGCAGGGTGAACTCCGAGAGCAGCTTCGCCACCCGGGGCGCGTCTCGGTGCTGGCGCACGTACTCGCACAGGACCAGCAGGGCCGTGGTGGCGGTGGGCTCGTCCCCGTGCATCTGAGACCAGAGCAGGACCGGACGCGGACCGTGGCCGAAGCGCACGAGCCGCAGCGGACGGCCCTCCACCGAGCGCCCCACCTCGTCGACCTGGAACAGGTCCGGGGCGAGCGTCCGCAGCCGCGCCAGGCAGGCGCCCACGTGGGGCTCGCGCACGAGCGGCGGCGGGGGCAGGCCCTCCAGGTGCAACCCCAGACACAGGTCGGCGAGGTCACGAGGCGCGGTGAGGACGGACACGGGCATCGACTCCTTAGTATGACGGGGACTCCATGTTCCCTGAATTCCTGCGCAACGCCATCGATGTAGCAAGCAACGCCGTCTGGGGTCCGTGGACGATGGCCCTGCTGCTCGGAACCGGTGTGTTCCTGACGATCCGCCTGCGCTTCGTCCAGGTGGTGCGCCTGCGCGAGGCGGTGCGCGCCATGGTGCCGGAGCGGGCCACGGGCGCGGGGGCGCTCACGCCCTTCCAGGCCTTCATGACGGCGCTGGGGGCCTCCATCGGCACGGGGAACATCGCGGGGGTGGCCACGGCCATCGTGAGCGGCGGGCCCGGGGCGCTGTTCTGGATCTGGGTGTACGGCTTCTTCGCCACGGCCATCAAGTTCTGCGAGGCCGTGCTGGGCATCCGCTACCGCCGGTGGGACGGCGAGCGGCTGTCGGCTGGCCCCATGCACTACCTCAAGGACGGCCTGGGCGCGCCCCGGCTCGCCTGGCTCTACGCGTTCATCGCCGGCGTGGCCGCGCTCACCACCACCCCCTTCACCCAGCCCAACTCCATCGCCGTGGTGCTGCACAGCCAGTTCGACCTGCCGCCGCTCGCCTCGGGCATCGGCATCGCGGTGCTCACCTGGCTCGTGGTCATCGGCGGCGTGAAGAGCGTGGGCCGGGCCGCCGAGCGCCTCGCGCCCCTCAAGGTCGGGCTGTACCTGGTGGGCGGCCTCGTGGTCGTCATCACCCACCTGGGCCAATTGCCCTCGGTGCTGGCGCTCGTGGTGCGCGAGGCCTTCTCGATGGAGGCCGCGGGCGGTGGCGCGCTGGGCGTGGGGATGATGACGGCCATGCGCTACGGCATCGCCCGGGGCATCTACGCCAACGAGGCCGGCTACGGCACGGCGGCGGTGGCCTATGGCACGGCGCGCACCGATGCCCCCGTGCGCCAGGGGCTCCAGGCGGTGATGGAGGTGTTCATCGTGTCGTGCGTGACGTCCACGCTCAGCGCGCTGGTCATCCTGGTGAGCGGCGTGTGGAAGTCCGGGCTCACGAGCACCGCCGTGGTGGCCCAGGCCTTCAACACCGCCATTCCCACGGTGGGCGGCTGGGTGGTGGCCTTCTGCGCCTTCCTCTTCGGCTACACGACGCTGATTGGCTGGGCGTACTACGGCGAGCAGTTCCTCGAGTACGCGTTCGGCCCCCGGCTCACCGTGCCCTACCGCTGGGTGTACTGCGGCCTGGTCGTCTTCGGCGCCACGGGCAAGGTGGAGACCATCTGGGCGTGGGGAGACCTGATGAACGGCCTGCAGATCTTCCCCAACCTCGTGGGGCTCATTGGCTTGAGCGGTGTGGCCGCGTCCGTGCTCAAACCGGAGCGGCCCGTGGTCTCACGGCCCTGAAAAACACGACATCCAAATCGGCCCCAAATCAAATTTCTTAACAACACGACGCAAACGCGAGCCCCCATTTCACCTAAAACAAAACCATGCACAACTTCGACGAAAAAGCTCTCGCAGTGGTCAAAGGCAGCAAACTAAATCCGCAAGACATTCAACTCGTTCTATCAAGAATACCCAAAGCGATGCCGCATCTGAAATTTTCGGACAACTGGACAGTATTCGAAGAGAAGGGTGACTCTTTTGCGCATCGCACAAAAACTGGGGCTCATTGCCACGTCCAGATCAAAGACGCACATATCGCCATTGAAGTCTTCTCCAGAAAAGAAACCCTCAGCAATGATGATCTCCAAGTACTAAGAGATCTGTGCCAGGAAGCCGCTGGATTGATTCAAGCGTCGACTGACAATGGCGTTTCACTTGCAGACTTTGGAGTAAACGCCATGTCCAGCGTAATCGCCAAATATATTTCCGAATCATCAGCGCACCCCGTGTCGTCCGCTCAAGTCAAAAACTATTTTAAGTTTCTTCGCTCGCTCTCTGGCGAGACATATGAAAACCAAAGGATATCGTACGGGCTCATTTTACTTCCCCAGAAAAAGCGAGCCGCATCCTCAGTACTAGAGTTCGACAACAAGAGATTCAAAAGACTAACCGATGGATTCTCAACGGCCATTTCGCTCGATGTTAACGGCTCAATCGTCCAATTGACGTCGCTAACGGCAAAGAAAGAAAACAAAAACTCCAGTTTGGGACGTCCCTGGTGGATCGGTCCGCTTGCCGATACAGCGTCAAGTCAGGGTGGAATTGGAGTTGCCCTAACAAAGGGCGGTGACATTTTGGTTGTAAAAGACAGGGAACTCTTGATCTCACAGCGAGCAGGAGAGTGGAGGCTTTGGAGGCATAGCGCTATAACCTCAGCAGTAAGAGACTCCTGGCTAACCAGAGGCCACCCCGGGAATCTTGATAGAGTGTTGGTTGCTCTGTATCGAGTTGCACTCGACTTGGCATTTCGGCGCTCTGGCGGACTTCTCGTCGTTGCCTCAACTTGGAAAAAAGCTGATAAACTCGTTACAGCCAAGGGTGACCTGATTGGAGCTTCGAGCAGGAGCAACTCCGAGCAGGCACTCGACAACTCTCTCTCCGAAAAATCAATTTTGACCATGGATAGAAGAGTGCTTGCCGACCTAGCCAGTCTAGATGGAGCGCTCGTCATTCATCGTTCAGGACGGCTTGTGGCATACGGCGCAATGGTTCGAGCCAAATCCAATACCGCTCAACAGGGGGCTCGTTCGAGGGCTGCAATTGGGGCAAGTGAATACGGCCTCGCAATCAAAGTCAGCTCGGACGGCGGAATCACCGTTTACAGGCAGGGTGTTTGCGTGGTCACGCTTTGATGGTGCAATTTCTTTACACCCTCGCAAGGAGGGGAGACATGATGAACGGCCTGCAAATCCTCCCCAACCTCCTGGTGCTCATTGGCCTGAACGCTGTAGCCGCGTCCGTGCTCAAACCGGAGCGGACGCTGGACACGCCGACCTCGGCGTCTACTGCACTTTGACTATGTACGCCCTGTCTTGATGCCCGACACGCGGATGTAGTGCTCCGCCCGCTGCGTGGCTCGTGAAGGCACGCGGGCTGGAGCCCGTGGAGATCGCCGTCGTTTTGTCCGGGGCATACACGGTGATCGGGGTAGAGACACCCGTCGTGGTCGCAGTCGATGGACGAGGCCGCCCAGCTGAATTCGTAGATGTGGTCCGCCGTGGCGAAGAACAAGAACCCGTCCTGGTCCCGGGCGTCTCTTGGCCCGTGCTGCTCGCGGTAGCCGGTAAGAGCGCTGTGGCGGTCGCGGCCGTATCGTCGTGGTCACCCGGAACCGACAGCACGCACGCCTCGCTCTGGGACGACATAGCCGCTCACGCAAGCAACGGCCCTGCTCGTTGTGGCACTAGCGTGGTGGCTTGGCTCGCAGGCACAGACAGTCCGATCATCGGAGACCTCGCAGCAGCCAGGACCACAGGCGAGGTCTAGCACGGCCTCCGGACGGACTTGTCATTGCGTCTCGAGCAACCTTCCCTCAATGAAGCAGTCGGTACACCTGCTCCAGCATCACCGCGCACACGAGGCCGCCATAGGTGCCCAGCACGTAGCCGGCCACCGCGAGCATGACGCCCACCGGAGCGAGCGCGGGATGGAACGCGGCGGCCACCACGGACGACGACGCCGCGCCGCCCACGTTGGCCTGGGAGCCCACGGCCGCGAAGAAGATGGGGGCACGCAACCACCTGCGCACGCCCAGCACGATGCCCGCGTGCACCGCCATCCACACCAGGCCCACGGCCACCATGGCCGGCGCGTCCAGCAGTCGCCGGAAGTCCGCCTTGGCGCCAATGGTCATCACCAGCACGTAGAGGAACAGCGCCCCCACGCGGCTCGCGCCCGCGCCCTCCAATTCGCGCAGGCGCGTGAAGGACATGAGCCCGCCCACCGTCGTCACCAGGAGCACCACCCAGGTGAAGCCGGTGATGAACGTGCCCACGTCCGGCAGGTGCTTCGCCACCTCCGTGCACACCACCGTCGTGCCCAGGGAGAGGGCCAGGAGCCACACCAGGTCCTGCATGCGCGTGGGCCGGGACACCGCGGCGTGGAAGCGCTCCACCTGCTCGCGCACCACATCGATGGCCCGCCGGTCCGCGCCCAGCCGCTCGTCCATCTGGCGCTCGCGCCCCGCGAACCACAGGAGCACCGCCGTCCACAGGTTCGACACGCCCACGTCCACCACCACCATCATGCTCAGCGTGTCGTCGCGCGCCCCCACGCTCTGCCCGATGGCCACGAAGTTCGCGCTCCCGCCAATCCACGAGCCACTGAGCGCCGCCAGCCCCTTCCACGCCTGGTCCCCCAGGTCCGCCGGCACCCAGCGGCCCAGCAGCAGGTAGGCCAGGGGCCCGCCCAGCATGATGCCCACCGTGCCCGCGAGGAACAGCAGCACCGCGCCCCGCCCCAGCCGGGAGATGGCGCCCAGGTCCATGGCCAGCACCTGGAGCACGAGGCTCGCGGGCAAGAGGTACGCCGACACGAAGCCGTACAGGTCCGAGCGCGTGGGGATGACGCCCGTGTTGGACAGCAGCGTGGGCACGAAATAGACGAGCACCAGCAGGGGCACGACCTTGAAGACGCGCCCGAGCACGGGGTGGCGCTCGGCGAGCAGCAGCAGCGCCAGGACGGCCAGCAGCACCACCAGCACCGCCATGGGCGCCTGGATGAGCGGTCCGGTCATGGGGTGGACACGGGCTCCACGCCCAGCCCCGCGCCCGTCCCCAGGCGGATGCGCCCGTCCACCACCGGGTGGCCCTGGAACGGGTCGCGGGACAGCAGCAGGTTGCCGTCCAGATCCAGCCAGTCCGCCAGCGGCCCCAGGTGCGCCGCCGCGGCGATGCCCACGGACGTCTCCACCATGCAGCCAATCATCACCTTGAGCCCACAGGCGCGCGCCGTCTCGATGATGCGCAGCGCCTCGCGGATGCCGCCGCACTTCTGCAGCTTCACGTTGATGCCGTGGTAGCCCTCGGCCAGCCGCGGCACGTCCGAGGCCATCATCAACGCCTCGTCCGCCACCAGCGGCAGGGGCGAGCGCTCGCGCAGCCACTTCGCGCCCTCCACGTCCGCGGCCGGCAGGGGCTGCTCCACCAGCTCCACGCCCTGGGTGGCCAGCCACTCGATGTGCGCCAGCGCCTCCTCGCGACTCCAGGCCTCGTTGGCGTCCACCCGCACCACCTTGGTCGTCGCCGCGCGCACCGCGCCGAACGTCTCGCGCACGTCCTTGGCGCCGAGCTTCACCTTGAGCACCGGATAGGGCGCCGCCTCCTCCACCTTGCGCGCCAGCGCCGCCGGGTCGTCGATGCCGATGGAGAAGGACGTGAGCGGCATGGCCGCCGGATCCAACCCCAGCATCCGGTGCAGCGGCACCCCCAGGCGCTTGCCCGCCAGGTCATACAGGGCGATGTCCAGCGCCGCCTTCGCCGCGTGGTTGCCGGGGAGCGCCGCGTCGACGCGCTCGGACAACACCCGGAAGTGCCACGGATCCCCCGCGAGCGCCGGCGCGAGCGCGTCCAGCGCCTGGGTCACCGTCTCGGCCGACTCCCCATACCGCACGTTCGGCGCGGCCTCGCCCCGGGCCACCACCCCCTCCGCCCGCAGCTCCACCAGGACGTTGCGCTTGGAGGTGCTCGTCCCCCGCGCGATCGTCCAGGCGTGGCGCAGGGGCAGCTCGAGAACTCGGACATCCATCCGCAGGGGCATGTGGACAACCTCGGGGCAAGGAGGGGCGCCCTTAGCACAGCCCGGCGGACTCCCCTAAACTGACGGCATGTCTCCCCTGCTCCTCGCCCTCACCCTGCTGGCCGCGCCGGGCCGCGTCACGCCCGCCCCGACCGACGAAGCGGGGAACATGCGCGCCCTGCTCGCCGAGCTCATCGCCGTGGACACCACCAATCCGCCCGGCAACGAGGCCGCCGCCGCGCACGTGGCCGCGCGGTGGCTGCGCGAGGCGGGCATCGACTCGCAGCGCGTCGAGATCGCCCCCGGCCGGGTCCACCTCGTCGCGCGGCTGCCCGGCACCGGCGCCGCGCGCCCCGTGCTCGTGCTGGCCCACGTGGACACCGTGCCCGCGGACCGCTCCGAGTGGGCGAGCGACCCGTGGACCCTCACCGAGCGCGACGGCTTCCTCTACGGCCGCGGCGTGCAGGACAACAAGGGCATGGTGGCCGCCAGCATCCTCGCGCTGCGACGGCTGCACCGCTCGGGCACGCCCCGCTCGCGCGACGTGGTGCTCGTGCTCAGCGCGGACGAGGAGGTGGGCGCGCAGGCGGGCATCGACAAGCTGCTCGAGCGCCGCCCGGAGCTGCGCGAGGCGGAGTTCGCCCTCAACGAAGGCGGCCTCACGGAGCTCACCGCGGATCGCCGCCGAGTGCGCTTCGTGAACCTCCAGGCCGCCGAGCGGGTGTCGCGCCAGGTGGTGCTCAAGGCCACGGGCCCCGGCGGCCACTCCTCCGTGCCACCCCCCACGCCCTCGCCGCTGGTGCGGCTGGCCGCGGCGGTCGCCCGCGTGGGCGCGCTCACCTTCCCGCCCCGCCTGACGCCGGTGACCCGCCTCAACGTGGAGGGCCGGGTGAAGGTGACGCCGGGGGAGGTGGACCAGGCGCTCCAGCGGCTCGTGGCCCAGCCGGACGCCCCGCCCCCGGAGGCCGTGGACACCCTCGCGCGGCTCGACCCCGCGCTGGCCGCCGTGCTGCGCACCACCTGCGTGCCCACCGTCTTCCACGCGGGCACCCGGCCCAACGTCATCCCCGCCACCGCCGAGGCCACGCTCAACTGCCGCCTGCTGCCGGACGACGACGTCCAGCAGGTGCGCGCCCGCATCGTCGAGGCGGTGGCGGACCCCGACATCCAGGTGGAGATGAACATGAAGCCCCTGGACTCGCCCGCTTCGCCCGTGGGGGACAACGCGATGTTCCGCGCCGCCACCGCCGCCGCCGCCCACGTCTGGCCTGGCGCCCCCCTGTTTCCCCGCATGTCCACCGGCACCACCGAGTCCACCGCCCTGCGCCGGGTGGGCATCCACGCCTACGGCATCGACCCCTTCGCGCTCACGCCCGAGGATGCCCGCACGGCCCACGCCCCCAACGAGCGCATTCCGGTGGCCTCGCTGCAGCCGGGCGCCGAATTCGTCCACCGGCTGCTGGTGGAGCTGGTGAAGTGATGTCCTCCCCAAGCCGAGAGTCCCGAGCGAGCGCCATGCGTCCCTCCCCCGTCCCCGTGCGCTGTGTGTTGTCCCTGATGACCCTGCTGTTGTCGGCGTGTGGCCCGGGCCTCCGGCCCACCCTGCGAGAGGAAGAGCCCGTGGCGAGAATCTGGCGAACGAGCGCCGAGGCGCGCGACTTCCAGCGCTTCGCCCGCGAGGGCACCACCCTCACCCCGGACGGAGCGCTCGCGCTGGACGCCTCGGCGGCCCTGGCGCCCGCGGGCAGCGATCCCGCCCGGCCCGAGGGCGGCCACCGCGTGGGCCACGCCATGTCCGAGGAGCGGCTCGTGCCCGGGGGCTTCGACAACGTGGTGCCCTCCTTCGACGTGCACACCCCGCCGGGCACCTGGGTGCGCCTCACCCTCTCCGCGCGCGTGGACGGCACCTGGACGAAGGCGTACGACTTCGGCGTCTGGGCCCTGGACGCGGACACGGTGACGCGGCGCAGCGCCGGACGCCAGGAGGACACGCACGGCAAGGTGCTCACCGACACGCTCGTGCTCGCCCGGCCCGCGGACGCGCTGCGCCTGACGGTGTGGTTGCACTCCACCCAGCCCGGAGTGTCGCCCCGGGTGCGCGCGCTCGCCGCGGCGGTGACGGACACCCGGCGCGAGGCCCCCGAGGAGCGCTCGGACGGGCGCGCCTGGGGCACGGTGCTGCCGGTGCCCGGGCGCTCGCAGTTGCTCTACCCGCCCGATGGCGGCGTGTGGTGCTCGCCCACCTCGGTGTCCATGCTGCTCGCGTACTGGAGCGGCCGGCTCGGCCGTGAGGCGCTGGTGGTGCCCGTGCCCGAGGCGGCCTCGCGCGTCTACGACGCCACCTACGCGGGCACCGGCAACTGGCCCTTCAACACCGCCTACGCCTCGGCGCTGGCGGACGGCGCCCTGCACGGCATGGTGGTCCGCTTCGACTCGTTCACCCAGGTGGAGCGGCTCATCGCCGAGGGCATCCCCGTGAGCATCAGCGTGGCCTACGGGGCGGGCGAGCTGCCGGGCTCTCCCGTGGCGAGCTCCAACGGCCACCTGCTGGTGGTCAAGGGCTTCACCGCCACGGGCGACGTGGTCTGCAACGACCCCGCCTTCCCCAACGACGAAACGGTGAACGTGACGTACCCGCGCGAGGCGCTGCTGCGCGCGTGGGACCACTCCCACCGCTCGGCCTACCTGCTGTGGCCGGCGGGCACTCCGCTGCCCGCCGGCGCGCTCGCGTTCGTGCCCTGAGCTACTTCGCCGTGAGCGTGGTGAGCTGGGCGAAGCGCGAGAAGGTCATGTCCGGGCCCGCCACGCACTGCGAGGTGCCCGGCGGGGGCGTGTTGCCGCTGCCTCCGCCGCTGATGTCCTGGGCGCGGTAGGCCACCCGGGGCATGCCGTCCTTGCCCAGCGCGATCGACGGGTGGTGCAGGAACCAGGAGGCCATGGTGCAGTTGTTGTAGGGGATGACGCTGTCGGTCTGCATCTCCCCGCTGAACTCCACCTTGCCGAGCTTCCACGAGGACACATCCGCGTTGGTGCAGTCCTTGTCACACGAGCCCACCAGGATGTTCCAGTTGGCCGTGTAGACGATGCGCGGCCGATCCTGCGCGTCCAGCGCCAGGTCCAGGCCCGCGCGCAGGGTGTTGCCGTCCGGGCCCGAGGGCAGCAGGAACTGCGCGCGCCACTGGCTGTCGTCGGTGCAGTTGGCGTCGCACTCGGAATAGATGAGGTTGCGCTGGTCCTTGTCCGCGCCCAGCAGGAGCACCCGGGGCTGATCCTGGCGGGTGAGCGCCAGGGACATGGTGGGCGGCATGCGCACCGCCTCGGTGGGGCCGTAGAACGTGGTGTACAGCTCGCCCTCCTTCCAGCCGGACGGAGACGTGCAGTCCGCGTCACACGCCGCGTAGGAGCCCATGAAGTAGCCGTTGTCCTGCACCTGGGACTTGGTCAACCGGGGCTGGCCCGCGCGGGTGAAGCGCAGGGTGACCTCCTGCCAGACCTGATTGGCGATCTGGCTCGTGCGCCAGCTCGCCGGCTGCTGGCAGTCCGCGTCACACTCGACATAGAAGGTCGCCCGCGTGGGCGAGCCCACGCCCCCGAAGCTGCGAAAGCCATGCATCACGAAGCGCGGCTTGCCGTCGGGCGTGAGCGCGAAGGCCTCGCCGGACACCTCCCGCTCGCCCTTGTGCTCGAGGATGGGGGTGACCGACCAGGACGCCTCCTGGGTGCAGTCCCCCGTGCACGTGGCGTAGTAGACGCGCAGGTAGGTGCTCAAGAGCAGCTGGGGCCGCCCGTCCGCCCCCACCGCCAGCATGGCGTTGTCCACCGTGCCCTGGGTCTTGAGGTGCACCACCTTCACCTTGTCCGCCGAGGTGCAGTTGGCCGGACACCAGGCGTAGTACGCGTCCCCCTGGGAGTAGGCGGGGTAGACCATGTGCACGTTGCCCTGGGCATCCGTCTCCACATGGGGGTTGGCCGTGTTGCGCGGCGTGCCCGTGGGCAGGAAGAACTGCCCCAACCGGCCCACCGCCTTGTCCGACCCCGACGGCGTGCCCGGGTCCCCCGTGCCCCCCGTCCCCGAGCCACAGGCGGAACAGGCCACGAAGCCCACGGAACACAGCACGGCCAGCACGGCACTCTCGATGCGGCGCATCATCCCAGCTCCTTGTCTTCAGTCCCTCGGGGCAGCGCAGCACAGCCCCCCTTTGGGGGCAATGCCCTTGGCGGCCCCGGGGGCGGCAGGTGTGCACGGGAACGCGCGGCGCCCGCCGAAGCATCACGCCCCCACCGGGCCCGCCTCCCATGCGGCCAGGCGAGCCAAGACAAAAGGGCCGCCCCCCTCGCGGGAGACGGCCCTGGGAGACGACACCCGGAAGGCCCCGGGACTACTTCACGGCCTTCACGCGGCGCTTCTCGGGAGCGCCCTCGGGGGGCGTCTCGCCGTCCGCCGGCGCCGGCACGGCCGCCACGGGCGACTTGCCGATGCCGTACTTCTCGAACACCTGGCGCTCCACCTCCTTGACGACCTCCGGGTGCTCACGCAGGTAGTCCTTGGCGTTCTCGCGGCCCTGGCCGATGCGCTCTCCCTTGAAGGAGAACCAGCTGCCGCTCTTCTCGATGATGTTGTCCGCCGAGGCCAGGTCGATGAGGTCGCCCTCCTTCGAGATGCCCGAGCCGTACATGATGTCGAACTCGACCTCCTTGAAGGGAGGCGCCACCTTGTTCTTCACCACCTTCACGCGCGTGCGGCTGCCCACCACGTTCTCGCCATTCTTGATGGCGCCCACGCGGCGGATGTCCAGGCGCTGCGACGCGTAGAACTTCAGCGCGTTGCCGCCCGTCGTCGTCTCGGG includes:
- a CDS encoding M14 family metallopeptidase, translated to MPVSVLTAPRDLADLCLGLHLEGLPPPPLVREPHVGACLARLRTLAPDLFQVDEVGRSVEGRPLRLVRFGHGPRPVLLWSQMHGDEPTATTALLVLCEYVRQHRDAPRVAKLLSEFTLHALPLLNPDGAERFQRRNAQNLDINRDALVLQTPEGRTLKALRDRLEPVLGFNLHNQNWRTAVGETRQPASISLLAPPFDAARNDNPGRLLAKKVCAVIRDALEPLIPGRIGRYDDGFEPRAFGDNLGRWGTPTVLIESGPWPSAEPEQPLVQMNFVALVSALEALAGGHVERADLGRYTSIPLNWGQGYLHLLLRGGQVFGEAGEAFVADVGVEGLRAVRGEGSEARVVVTGRVEELGDLHVFGAQETLDVTGCWVVPLPPGDVGEGQVVPLPPREARTLRLEQPAELLVLRPLAGAPERGRVERVIRYAR
- a CDS encoding alanine/glycine:cation symporter family protein, yielding MFPEFLRNAIDVASNAVWGPWTMALLLGTGVFLTIRLRFVQVVRLREAVRAMVPERATGAGALTPFQAFMTALGASIGTGNIAGVATAIVSGGPGALFWIWVYGFFATAIKFCEAVLGIRYRRWDGERLSAGPMHYLKDGLGAPRLAWLYAFIAGVAALTTTPFTQPNSIAVVLHSQFDLPPLASGIGIAVLTWLVVIGGVKSVGRAAERLAPLKVGLYLVGGLVVVITHLGQLPSVLALVVREAFSMEAAGGGALGVGMMTAMRYGIARGIYANEAGYGTAAVAYGTARTDAPVRQGLQAVMEVFIVSCVTSTLSALVILVSGVWKSGLTSTAVVAQAFNTAIPTVGGWVVAFCAFLFGYTTLIGWAYYGEQFLEYAFGPRLTVPYRWVYCGLVVFGATGKVETIWAWGDLMNGLQIFPNLVGLIGLSGVAASVLKPERPVVSRP
- a CDS encoding diadenylate cyclase, whose translation is MHNFDEKALAVVKGSKLNPQDIQLVLSRIPKAMPHLKFSDNWTVFEEKGDSFAHRTKTGAHCHVQIKDAHIAIEVFSRKETLSNDDLQVLRDLCQEAAGLIQASTDNGVSLADFGVNAMSSVIAKYISESSAHPVSSAQVKNYFKFLRSLSGETYENQRISYGLILLPQKKRAASSVLEFDNKRFKRLTDGFSTAISLDVNGSIVQLTSLTAKKENKNSSLGRPWWIGPLADTASSQGGIGVALTKGGDILVVKDRELLISQRAGEWRLWRHSAITSAVRDSWLTRGHPGNLDRVLVALYRVALDLAFRRSGGLLVVASTWKKADKLVTAKGDLIGASSRSNSEQALDNSLSEKSILTMDRRVLADLASLDGALVIHRSGRLVAYGAMVRAKSNTAQQGARSRAAIGASEYGLAIKVSSDGGITVYRQGVCVVTL
- a CDS encoding DUF819 domain-containing protein, with the translated sequence MTGPLIQAPMAVLVVLLAVLALLLLAERHPVLGRVFKVVPLLVLVYFVPTLLSNTGVIPTRSDLYGFVSAYLLPASLVLQVLAMDLGAISRLGRGAVLLFLAGTVGIMLGGPLAYLLLGRWVPADLGDQAWKGLAALSGSWIGGSANFVAIGQSVGARDDTLSMMVVVDVGVSNLWTAVLLWFAGRERQMDERLGADRRAIDVVREQVERFHAAVSRPTRMQDLVWLLALSLGTTVVCTEVAKHLPDVGTFITGFTWVVLLVTTVGGLMSFTRLRELEGAGASRVGALFLYVLVMTIGAKADFRRLLDAPAMVAVGLVWMAVHAGIVLGVRRWLRAPIFFAAVGSQANVGGAASSSVVAAAFHPALAPVGVMLAVAGYVLGTYGGLVCAVMLEQVYRLLH
- a CDS encoding dipeptide epimerase, which produces MPLRMDVRVLELPLRHAWTIARGTSTSKRNVLVELRAEGVVARGEAAPNVRYGESAETVTQALDALAPALAGDPWHFRVLSERVDAALPGNHAAKAALDIALYDLAGKRLGVPLHRMLGLDPAAMPLTSFSIGIDDPAALARKVEEAAPYPVLKVKLGAKDVRETFGAVRAATTKVVRVDANEAWSREEALAHIEWLATQGVELVEQPLPAADVEGAKWLRERSPLPLVADEALMMASDVPRLAEGYHGINVKLQKCGGIREALRIIETARACGLKVMIGCMVETSVGIAAAAHLGPLADWLDLDGNLLLSRDPFQGHPVVDGRIRLGTGAGLGVEPVSTP
- a CDS encoding M20/M25/M40 family metallo-hydrolase; translation: MSPLLLALTLLAAPGRVTPAPTDEAGNMRALLAELIAVDTTNPPGNEAAAAHVAARWLREAGIDSQRVEIAPGRVHLVARLPGTGAARPVLVLAHVDTVPADRSEWASDPWTLTERDGFLYGRGVQDNKGMVAASILALRRLHRSGTPRSRDVVLVLSADEEVGAQAGIDKLLERRPELREAEFALNEGGLTELTADRRRVRFVNLQAAERVSRQVVLKATGPGGHSSVPPPTPSPLVRLAAAVARVGALTFPPRLTPVTRLNVEGRVKVTPGEVDQALQRLVAQPDAPPPEAVDTLARLDPALAAVLRTTCVPTVFHAGTRPNVIPATAEATLNCRLLPDDDVQQVRARIVEAVADPDIQVEMNMKPLDSPASPVGDNAMFRAATAAAAHVWPGAPLFPRMSTGTTESTALRRVGIHAYGIDPFALTPEDARTAHAPNERIPVASLQPGAEFVHRLLVELVK